From Enterococcus mediterraneensis, the proteins below share one genomic window:
- a CDS encoding exonuclease SbcCD subunit D: MRFLHTADWHIGKKLNGYDLLADQKYILEQILQVAKDKQVDALVIAGDLYDRSVPAVDAVELFNQTIVEMNLNNQLPILAISGNHDSGVRLEAGSPWFAQTKFHLHTRLAQAFVPVEMADVQFYLLPYFEPFEARLYFEEDLKTIKAAMQRVVEEMKKSFDPMKKQVLISHFFVAGSSRTDSEIQIEVGGLDGVPADLLTDFSYVALGHLHNKDALQEKNSQYSGAPLKFSVSEANQQKGVFLVDTETGTREFIPLTPLHELKVITASFQELLDPEYYQQMDREAFLHVVLTDRMIIPNMMNQLRTIYPRILSVERSAGVVEKRKIEKFKKRFNSPQQLIGDFFKEIASAQLTETQEEWIAKGLQAVTNREKSEQTCSQEN, translated from the coding sequence GTGCGTTTTCTACATACCGCAGATTGGCATATCGGCAAAAAATTAAATGGCTATGATCTGCTTGCAGACCAAAAGTATATTTTGGAACAGATACTTCAAGTAGCAAAAGACAAGCAAGTAGACGCTTTGGTGATCGCCGGGGATCTTTATGATCGTTCCGTTCCCGCTGTGGATGCGGTGGAACTGTTCAATCAGACGATCGTTGAAATGAATTTGAACAATCAGCTGCCGATTTTGGCGATCTCCGGCAATCATGACAGCGGCGTACGTTTGGAAGCCGGCAGTCCCTGGTTTGCGCAAACGAAATTCCATTTGCATACACGATTGGCGCAAGCTTTTGTGCCTGTCGAAATGGCAGATGTACAGTTTTATTTATTGCCGTATTTCGAACCCTTTGAAGCCCGTCTGTATTTCGAGGAAGATCTGAAGACGATCAAAGCCGCGATGCAGCGAGTAGTGGAAGAAATGAAGAAGTCCTTCGATCCGATGAAAAAACAAGTCTTGATCAGTCATTTTTTTGTAGCCGGCAGCAGTCGGACTGATTCCGAGATCCAAATCGAAGTCGGCGGATTAGACGGTGTCCCGGCGGATCTTTTAACAGATTTCAGCTATGTGGCGTTAGGACATCTCCACAATAAAGACGCATTACAGGAAAAAAACAGCCAATACAGCGGTGCGCCTTTGAAATTTTCCGTATCAGAAGCGAATCAGCAAAAAGGTGTTTTTTTAGTGGATACTGAAACGGGTACACGGGAATTCATTCCGTTGACTCCTCTTCATGAGTTAAAGGTAATCACGGCATCTTTCCAAGAGCTGTTAGATCCGGAATATTATCAGCAGATGGACCGGGAAGCTTTCCTGCATGTAGTGTTGACGGATCGCATGATCATCCCTAATATGATGAATCAATTGCGGACCATCTATCCTCGCATTCTTAGTGTCGAGCGTAGTGCAGGAGTTGTTGAAAAAAGAAAAATCGAAAAATTCAAAAAGCGGTTCAACTCGCCGCAACAGCTGATCGGTGATTTCTTCAAAGAGATCGCATCAGCCCAACTGACAGAAACTCAAGAGGAATGGATCGCCAAGGGATTGCAGGCAGTAACCAATAGAGAAAAGAGTGAGCAAACGTGCAGCCAAGAAAACTGA